The Polypterus senegalus isolate Bchr_013 unplaced genomic scaffold, ASM1683550v1 scaffold_3150, whole genome shotgun sequence genome segment ATCCCAAGCAGAAACTCAAGCGTCTCTCTCACCCTGCACGTCAGAATATTCTCTAGAGAATGGTCCCGAAGAATGCGAAGAAAGGAAATACTTCTATCGACATACCTTCGTCATTGTAAAATGTACAGTCTCGCTCATAAATTCTTGGGTCCTTCTGTTTCAGCAAGGACAATGTCCTATAGAAATCTCTTTCCACCTTGGGATCAATCTCCTAGAAAAAGAAGAGAGGTGTACAGTACTCAATTTAAGGTTTTGTCATTATCCCTTACAGTACAGCAAAAAGCCTTTGTTGCCACCCCCAATGGTGCAGAAAGAAGCAGCAACAATACAGTACAGGGTGGAAAGGCACAGCAGACAAAACACGGAGAACAGAGCAGTGAAAATAGTTAACTCTAAAATCAgtagaatttaaaaagaacaaagataTTTACAGaatatcaaatatttattaattatgtatCAGCCAGAACCAGTAACATCACAAGGGCAAACCCATTAGTAGTGTGGATATTAACATAATAGACTCACAGCCACTCTGACAATAATCAAGAAGAATGGCCTAAAGTACAGAGCAAGTCAacttggggagcaggcactggtacagcacgttgccgcacccactacacgacaaaattcgggatcccggtttacaaccccccaggaagacacgtggtccagtcccaccgtccggaaatgaccctctatctgctgcagccaggtgttgcgtgggtgaccccttggcctggtccagccactccggtccccaacaatgaggatcttgcgagccggatcaccatcgggtaaacgtgccacatggccatggTGCTGTAACGGACACTccgtcacaatgcaggtaatgctcctcatttgggactccatgagcaacacaaagtcaaaccaatggtacccaaggattttccagagaggcacagtaccaagggagtccagtcttcatctcaggtcactggatagcgtccatgtctcacaaccatatagcaagacagaaagcaccaggactctaaagcctATAAAAAGAAATCGCCTCCTTTTAAATCCTCTTTTTACTAACTTAAAACATTGAATCACCACAGATTAAAATTGGCTTTTTTAACACAGATGATAAAGAGTCGTCTTCTTCTGTTCATCaaagtgaaaacttccaaggaggtgaatGCTCATCGTAGACAATAAATGCACTAACCTGCTGTgcacatattagaaaaaaatgacacaatcGATACTTACAGTATTTGAACGTACCCACAAGCAGTACGCAGATAAAAAGCAGCAGCCTGTAGTGGTATTTTAATAAGATTTCTAGCCATGATGAATTAGATTATTAAAACATGAACTTCAACTGATTTACATAAGAGTGTTTAAATAAGACTTCATTAAATCCTTACCACTTCACTGTCCTCTTCTTCCTCCGATTCAGAGGTGTCTGGCTCATCCCCACTGTCACCATAGCGGTCCTTCACTGTAACAAATTGGTGGGAAAGTGGTTAGCAATACAGGAACAACATACCCCGACAGTTCACCAGTACTTGCATTCCCAAATCCATCGAACCTACAAGGAGTGTCATAAAACTTGAAACACTTCTCTAGCCTTTTCATAAATTAACAGAATTATTTGTCCACCACTTTCAAGTGTGGATCCTGATCCTTCCAAACTGGACAGCTATTTTGAAGGGCCAAAAGTTCAATGGGAGCCCAGTACGAGCAATTACCAAAGAATACCCATACTCATTCAGAATGACAGCCTCCTTCACTATTCGTGGAGTTAAATTCAAATTTTCATATTAAACAAGGCCCTGTGCTACCCACTATGGCCACAAAATGCACTTAAAGGATTTCTGCTTAAAAAAAAGAGGCAGTACACCCATACTGGACACTTAAAATCTGCAGTAAACAGAAGTGGAGtaatgcaaataaatgaaaaagtacacAATCCAACAAATACACATATTATTCGAATAATACAGGCCGAGAGGAGCAGGCCATCTAAACAGGATGCTCATTATTCCAGGACAGGTGCAACATTTGATGCCAGACATGCATCATCTAGTTCCCAAAAGTTACGGGCCCCTTTTTGCTCAAGGAAGACACGCATATCAAAATGCCAGGTAGATCAAAGATACTTTGATATTATTGTACAAATTCTTAAAACACAGAAGTAAACATTAGGTAATGGTACTTTACCAGACTCTGAAACAAAGCCTGAACGACTTCCCTGGGCAGTGATTGCGTTCCTCCTGTTTCTGTATAGCGTCACAATACTGATACCTACAGCTGTATCAGGAAGTCACCCTGACAGTTTATTAATCCATTTATAATCTTTTCCATTTGCTGTTAAGTGAACGATATccatttgtaactgcaatgctCTTTTGTGACTTTAACTGAAATCAGAACAGTCTTGACAAGAGGCCTGTCAGACCAAGACACTTTCAAACCCATTTATCCCGTTTCTCCAAAATGACACcaaattgagttttgaaagaccctaaagGTCTACCACACAAATTGCAGCTAGGTTTCGGTTTAATCTGACAGCCAGAATGATGACGACTGACTGAATTACAGCAGGTAaacatttacattgttttttaaccATTTCTTATTACCTTTGTTTCAAGGataaattacataaaagtaaCAGTGAGCAGCATCTGACAACTATAAGGATAATGGACTTGGCTTGAAGGCAATCTTGACTGTATATTAATAtggaaatgcattcatttttcctAGCAGAGTAGCAGGCTACAGCGAGGACAATGCAGATCTTTCCCAATTCAGTTTGGAGTCTAATTAGTGCCCTTTACGATGACGAAGTAGCCTCCTGTGTTACAATTACTATTAATGCAGTAAAATAGTCTTCTTGCTGGCATTCATTGTGAAAAATTGTAGTCACTGCCACATAAATCTACAGTATGTTCTGCTGTCGATCGGAGTTCGTGGAGATTGTACTTACAGACTGAGATTGACAGCAATGTCCCCAGAGGTGGGACATCtggttgccttttttttttcagggaGCAATTTCCATAAAGCACACCATTTAAAAGGGACCGAGGACAGCCAAGAAGAAGATGGGGGAGATTGAACAAAACAGATCAGCATCTGTCAGGGCCATGAGACGAAGTCCTGGAGCTTCTAAAGTCCTCACGGTGAAGTGGTGGCTTCACACTACTGGGTCCTCACACAGCGATACATTCGGGCTGGCGGCCTCCTGCTCTAGAGGCACCGAAGGCGCACTCCTTATAACCCTAGGTATGTTTAGTCAAAGAACGGGGAATCTCAAGATGTCTACTGCACTGATCCTAAGAGCACAGTTCAGCCCACCACGCTGACCTGGGATGATCGTTACCGCTAATCTGTCCTACTCTGCGGCAGATGATAAAAAGAACAGGCCAATATCATACTCTGTAGAGCCCCCCGTACAAGCCTTATTTGAGGACTGATCACTCACAAAAAGGTGTGTACGGGGGGCCCTACAGgctgtgatattggcctatcctttttaTCATCTACTGCAAAAGTAGGACAGGTTAGAGGCGACGATTGTCCCGGGTCAGCGTGGTGGGCTGAACTGTTACAAAATCACCTCAAGAAGGACTTCTACAATGTTATGCAGCTCAACATGCCCATGTTCCAAACGCAATCCCCAAAGATCAAGGTCATTAAGCCCATCCTGAACCGTGAACCAGAGCGGCCAGTACATCAcggcacatacaaacacacaccagaCAATACCAAAGTATGATCTTCAGCACACATTAGGAAAACAATCCAAGAGATGCCGTTTATGGACAccattattttataaagcaccACTCGACGTATAACAAACAGCATCCCGAGGCACTAGACAAGCACAGATACGCTGCACATCTGTTTCCATGTATTTTTTTCGCAGTGGTCAGAGGCGACAACTAGACTGGCAATTTTGTGGTTAGGAGTCCACTTCCTTGGGACCTACAGCActgtattacatttaaaaatgtgttaagaGAAGACCGAGATACACCATCAAGCACACACAACATGAACGAGCCGCCAGTATACGGCAGGCCTTCAAAACCTAGCAAACCCATTCTTAGAGGTCTCTGTAATCCAGCTTGGGATCACAGGGGCCAGTGGCAGAACTGGGTacacggggggaaaaaaaacagcttaGGACTGTGAGGCCAGTCatacaaataagaaaatacagattaatattataaatacacaataattaaTAGGAATAATAAtgtaactgtaaaataaattaaaataagtgaTCATCTTGCAGCACTGCAGTAAAGAAGCATTAAGTCACACTGAAGAACAAAAAGTGTTCTTTCTCTTGACAACAGAAAGCTGGCCCATGCCGACTGGCTGCAAGGCCAATATTCTGAAAAGTGCCACTGGGCAGGACTGCAGACTGAACGTTTTTGAAATGGTACGATGGTCTAGGAATACCTCTGTGCCCCATGATGCCACTGTCCCCCATTCCATGTTGATATCCCTAAAATGTCTTTGTCAAATAGACATTTTACAAATGAGCTGGCCTTTCAGTTTGTCAATATCTGATCCAGACAAGTTATAAACGTCACAGTAAACTCTTAAAACAAATCACTGGGTAGTTTATTTCAGATGCCCTCAATACCCTGCGTGAAAAGGTTTCCTGTTCTCCATCTTGAATGCCTAACACTTAATTTAATGCGACGTGCCACAGCCGAGTCAGCTTATACTTACAGGCTACTACATGAAACCCGTTTTATTTCCACCAGTTGCAGTTACGTAAATTCTGGGCCGGCACAGATAATTGACCATTTTTGCATCAGCCACCCCTCAATTATTTACTGTTTCGTTGTCTGTACTTTCATTATATAAAAACTGGTAAGTTTCTTTTAAAAGGAGCAACTTGAATGAGCAAGGACCAATTACAGAAggcaaacatttaaaacattttttgactaCTGCAAAGTACTTTTGTTTCAGGGACACATCAAACCAAACGAATACACCTGGTCACTGCTTTGATGCATtcttgaaaaaaattcaaaaagaaaaaaaaaaaatacacatcacACACCAAGTTAAGCATCAAAAACAGCAGGATAATGATTTGGCTTTAAGACTAACATGACTGAATAAATTTCCCCAGGACAATACAGGCCTTTCCAGATTTAGCTTCCAGTCAGGCAGGGCTCTTAGAGGACTAAACttatacaataattattattactcaaGCAAAACAGAACACATTATGCATACTGCTATCTTCTTAATGTGGGTATTCACAGTGAAGAATGACTTAAAAGCCAGCATTTGACCCCTAAAATGTGCCATGTGATGTTCAGTGAGCAGATCTGCTTTACTGGCCTATTCTTAATGAGCCATCACACTGGCTTGACATCAGGAAACAATCTGGACGCTGGACCTGACAACACGTATAACCTGCTCCAGTGTCACTTGCTGTGCATACAACACCCCAATTTATCATGTagttatacactgtgtgcacaattattaggcaagtgagtattttgaccatatcatcatttttaatgcgtatattccaactccaagctgtattaacttgaatgcttattggatttaagcacgtcaggtgatgtgtatttgtgtaatgagggagggtgtggcctaaggagatcaacaccctatatcaaggtgtgcagaattattaggcagctagttttcctcgggcaaaatgggccaaaaaagagatttaactgactctgaaaagtcaaaaattgtaaaaagtctttcagagggatgcagcacttttggaattgctaagatattggtgtgtgatcacagaaccatcaaacattttgttgcaaatagtcaacagggtcgcaagaaacgtgttgagaacaaaagacgcaaattagctgccaaagatttgagaagaatcaaacgtgaagctaccaggaacccattatcctccagtactttcatattccagagctgcaacctacctggagtgcccagaagtacaaggtgttcagtgctcaaagacatggccaaggtaaggagggctgaaacccaaccaccactgaacaagaaacataagttgaaacgtcaaaactgggccaagaaatatctgaagacagattttttcaaaggttttatggaccgatgagatgagagtgactcttgatggaccagatggatggacctgtggatcagtaatggcacagagctccactccaacgtggaggtggggtactggtatgagctggtatttttaaagatgagctagttggaccttttgcattgaagatgaactcaaaatcaactcccaaacctactgccagtttttcgaagacactttcttcaaacagtgatacaggaagaagaccatgatttttatgcaggccaatgctccatcacttgcatcgaagttctccactgcgtggccagccagtaaaggccttaaagatgaaggaataatgacatggcccccccttcctcatctgacctaaaccctatcgagaacttgtgggcacttcttaaacgctagatttacgggggagaaaaacaatacacctctctgaagagtgtctgggaggctgtagtcactgctccacaaaaagctgatcgtcaacagatcaagaaactgaccgactccatgaatggaaaggcttatgactgttattggaaagaagggtggcgatattggtcattgattgattgattgattttttttgaaatgtcagagatgtttatttgtaaattttgaggtgtttgtttattattctcactataacagatgaaaataaacaagtgagatgggaaaattttcatttttcctttagttgcataataaatctgcacactaatagttgcctaataattgtgcgcacatatgtattcccctgatgatgttcacactcacatttccgttgtgaaacattcaggtttcaggtttattaacattttggattgactgatagcactgtgtttgttccatattaaaattaatcctcaaaaatacaacttgcctaataattgtgcacacagtgtaaatgCGGACTCCCAGAAGTCAGTTTATCCAAAAGAGAAGCTCTTATCGTATGGTTTCTTGCCCCCACAAACTGGAAAGCCAATCCTCACCTTCTTctcatataatacgctaccatggccgtctgtttgtctgtccagtacatggaaacaagttagatggagaactgctggctgctttgtcatttgtatcttattgctaataaagaacCGTTAAAATAGTGAattcagctgtttaagactgaaaaaaGCAATTGAGGGTGGGGgaccttaacaagcaagaccactaaaatgaagcagaataaataaataaataaatgaataaatgtcccCTTGAGCAggaagtgcttcatcagcaataattgacttctcattaagaaacagggTTGGAGCAAaaccctgtagccactgtggccctccaggactgacatcgCCTACCCTTGATCTAACAGATGTCCaacttttatttttgacaaaacCTTCTTATAACCAGCACCACCCAATGCCACCTACAGGTGCACGTCACAAGTGTTGAGGAGCATTAACATGTCTTAGAGCTCGGGCAGGCTAAATGTCCGACATGGTTAACAAGAAGCAGGGGCTGTGCAGGCTGTCAAGGGGTTTATTTGCAGCTCAGTTCCTTAACTGTTACGACACACCGCGTATGACTAATCTGGTATTGCACATTCTTGTTTTTTGATCTAAACCTCTTTTTGCTTTCTTTGGGGAAAACACGaacttcttatataatacgcaaGCGTGGCGGTTCAtttgtctctccaggattttcAGTCAACtgcagctcgcaaaccatttcacctattgacctgaaatttggtacacatgcactacgtgacgtctactatctgccattactcttttctttaattgtagaatcaactcttggcagcgcacagcagggtggccatgcggcaCACGGATTcgagcgccgttctcattccctaccaccttcgcggtcacttcccttacctcttcatatctttaaccattcttgaggcagattgaagacttaagtgccagcttgagtgacaaattaaaaaaaaaaaaatgtactaagtaattgcaacacaaaaactaacttaatcagttttaactcaaAAAGATACAGACGAAAGaggagaagcagcgggccgctagggtggagaaaagagctgctcaggaagcagtaaagCATATCAacgtctgagcaaacgaatgataaagaggatgaaaagtaggaacgctcaagtcaagtgtataacgtgcagtgtgccgttactggtataaaatATTCACCAATGGTCTGACAACTACTTTTGAATTATAAACACAGTTACTAGGTTCACTTCAGTCTGTTCCCCATAATATTCTCTAAATGTGCTTAATCTGATTCAAGGCAGAAGGGCCAGGGCCTATTCGAACACCggtgggtacaaggcaggaactgacCCTCAACAAAAAGCCAATACACTACACGTCTTGCTCACATGCACAACAGGAATGGGCTATTTACTGGatttgatatttaataaaaacatcaatATGTAGTCGCCAATATCAAAATCTTCCACAATTTCTTCTAAGCATTAAATAGAAGCACCAAAATCTCCATCACTCCTTTTTAATCCCTGCCACATCGACTAACCCCACGTTGCCAGGTGGTGATAAGCGTGAGGAAAGAAAATGCAGCGAGTATCAGAAGACGAAGAGTTCAGAACAGGAACGGTTAGCTCGGCTATTTGGAAATGGGTTGGGTTTACTTGGGATGACAGTGCAACATCTTCAGATAAAACATGTTACTACATACAAAGAGGCCATCCACGGCATATAAGCGGCACCTGCAATGTCTTCTTCTGCCTCCCTGGCAAAACAGGTCGCTGCTAAGCAAAGTTCCATAAAATGTTCACTGATCCGCTGCATACGCACAAGCAGCAGGTGGAAGGAGAGGACAGCAGCAGTGGCCTGTACTGTAGTGGTCTTACTGCACATTGTTTATGACTGACCTGTACTGTTTGGTGCCCTTGACTAGACagatttgcataaaaaaaaaaaataaataatgatatattgaATCTTGTTTTCTCTGATCTATCACTTTACAAGTGGAAACAAACTTCGCAGTCTCTACTGTGTTTCTGCAACCCGACTAACACTTAGCCCAATTTTTACATAGCTATGAACTACTAACTGGCTCAGAGCTTCTACATGTACAATCAACATGGGCTTATTGACACATCGGTTTATTTGAGGGGAGAGGgggattttttcccccttttgtgACTTTTCAAAATGGCAGTGCAAATCTTTCCTGATCTCCACAATAGAAGGGTTATTCTACATTCCAATTTTGACCTGTTATGCCAGACTAGAACTACCTACATGTCTTCTGTCCTTATCCTGCTAAATCTCTACTCTGCCTTCCAAGTGGTCAACTAGAAGACCCTCCAAACCaccctttatgaccgtggcattCACCAAGACTGCTTTCAAGTGGTTAGAGTAATATGTCTTGGGCAGATCCAACCCTGTGCCCTGGTGTGAAGAGAGATCAAGGGTGCATCAGGCAAGCACAGGGGTCCCCAAGGATTAGTGCTAGACCCTCTTAACTATACACCTCCTCACTAGGCACCATCATCCAGTCCCTTGGCTTTTCTTACCAGTGCTATGCAGATTATACACAGCAGTACATGTAATaccctccagaggaccacacagTATCCATTAGAATCGGTGTGTGTCTCACCGATATTGCTACCTGCATGAAGGATCACCATCCTGAGCTCAACCAGGCAAAAATGGACCTTTCCGTTATTGCAGCCCGTGTGTCTATGCAGCACCCCATCTCTAATCAGCTCAGCTCATTATCGCCAACATCTGCCAAGTCGGTGCATAACCCTGAGGTGGTGCTCGGTGACCAGCTGTCTTTCGTATCTGATGGAGTATGCAACTCACCTCCTGGTGTTGGCTTTGGTCTTATCACGTCTGGACTGCTGCAACTCTCTGCTGTCTGGAGTGCCACAATATGGTCGCCAAGCTGCtgtagatgattcaaaatgcagcggcATGCCATCCAGCCAGCCAAGGCGGGCACATGCCACTGCTCTCTTGAGATCATTATGCTAGCAACCTGTAGGGGCAGTTCAAATCACTGAAGCTTGACCACAGAggagtcaatgggtcagcacctctACCTTGTGAGGTCCTCGCCTATTCCTCGgccactcaggtctgctaatgCCATCCCTGCGTGATCTCAAATCAGTTTCTTTTCATGTGTGACGCCTTACttgtggaatgagctgcccacctccactcACAATTCTGACtccttcaatgtgtttaagaagtgtttgaaaacTCTTGTTTGGTGCATTTCTGTCTAGCAGATGATAAGCTTCTTGGTTCGCTTCTATTTTGCGCTGAACTCTTCACgtatgatgatcaattttgtcaccttgtcGTGTCGCACTTGTTCCCAAAGAGtaccccagactgatgtttactcgattatgttgacctcttttgtaaatcgCTTTGGATAAAATCATCCGATTAGCAAAAAatgtgaatgtgcaaagcaaacaaACAGTCGTCTCGTAAAGGTTGGGAGCTTTGCGCCCTGCTCAGCAATTCAAAACGGAGCTTCTCAGAAACCTTCCTCTGTGTTGCACGAATCCATGCAATGCCTTACCGAACCCTCAATCCAATCTCGGGGTCGGTATGAGCGCCCcacagacacgaaaaaacaacaCCTCGGCTCACGCCGTACACACCGCTCGCACTCTCGATTTTTTTAAACGAACGTCACTCGACTCGATTACGCGCTCTTACGTTTTTGCAGTTCCTCCTTCTGTCGGTACTTCTCGTAACGTTGTGCAaactttttgttgattttcagCTCGTCTTTGCCAGGCATCGCTGTAGCAGGGCTTTTAAGGTTTCTTCGCACATGTGAAGCGTCACGACCCCGCGACTACGTGATGTCAAAGGTTACGAGGCAGCAGCCAATTACAAGGCAGGATGGTGGGAGGTAAGCGTGTTGTCCCCGCCTCTTTTTTTAAAGACGCCGAGCGTTATCTTCGATTATAAACAGTCTGGGTCACCTCGGGGCCGGCTGCGCTTGAAACGAGGAGAACGGTGTGTGAAATATTCAGAAAGACTTTTGGAATAATATTGGTGAAAACAAATTTACGTCGCCATAGTCGTTGAATATTTTACAGAACGCacttagtgtgttttttttagtttaaagcgAACCCTATTTGATAAGCACGCCCTGCAAGAAGAGCGTCCTCGCAGTCACTCACTACATTCTCAATTCCAGTTTTTTCCATCGTGTGTCATATTCAAGGTTCCGAAGATGAAAAGCAGCCGATTCAAGTACTCCACGACACCAACTTAAATTAATTATCAAAATAAGTTCAACTTTACATCAACAGATTTAATTCTTGGCATAAGCACTGAACATTTGCATCAATTATTGGTGAAgtcttgtttttaatatatatttgtaatgtgTATGATCTAATGTTAATACGTTTTATGCTCAcagcatattttatttgtattaagttTATGTTTGACGACTGTGCTTTGTTGATAATTTTATTGTTACGCCGTGCTCTTTCTGTAAACTAACACCACCgcaacaataaaaattaaattagaaatggAATTGATGTACTTCACGAAAGCTGTTTTTGATTCAACATTATCGTTGTATtctcttatactgtatgtatcaatcGGGCAATATGTCTCGTGTGCGGTTACTCGGTGACGCAGTGGTTAGCGCTCCTCTCTCGCTAACGGGTTTGAATTTCGATCCCCGTAACAGTGTGTATTTTGCGAGTTGTCCCTGTAGGTTTTAAACTCTAAACTGACGTTGTGTGAAGGTGTGTGTTAGTCAGTATGCCCAATGACTCGCAGTGGTTTTAATTTACATGTTGTGTCCAGTGCTCCGCACAACACCCGACCTGGATATGGGGTTTAAAAAACGATGCTTTTAAGTGGCTCTCTTGTCTAGACTATTCTGATGGATTGAGTGGGCTGTTTTGTGTATTAGTGTTTTTAGGAATGAAATGAATGTTTACCAACTGAGATTCGAGTTTTTAACTAAATTCACAAAGCTTATAGATAATTTGCTTGAAGGCTCCAATATACACTTCCTTGGAAAATTATTAGGAACCACCTGTACACCCGAGTATCCATGCAGTTATCTCATCAGCCAGC includes the following:
- the LOC120519226 gene encoding protein KRI1 homolog, which codes for MPGKDELKINKKFAQRYEKYRQKEELQKLKDRYGDSGDEPDTSESEEEEDSEVEIDPKVERDFYRTLSLLKQKDPRIYERDCTFYNDEELPSTSTKSSTKQKVEEQSMFLKDYERKVILEKG